A region of Pempheris klunzingeri isolate RE-2024b chromosome 15, fPemKlu1.hap1, whole genome shotgun sequence DNA encodes the following proteins:
- the gpbp1l1 gene encoding vasculin-like protein 1 has product MAQHDFVPAWLNFSTPQPAKSPAANLEKQGEPHLHRDSRTAVSRRRHNSSDGFFNNGSLRAPAGDGWQQPSLLLRHDSVDSGVAKGGHGGLAGGSCWKETPSWHGASRGAQDGHHHQGRHPKRVGGDRDRQGGHRQRNGNFHPRKGTSYQDKFPNEERKDGKDDKLKFVEEDFPSLNPETTGKPGTQMRAVAPHAGVWENPPSGKQMVSKMLVIKKVTKEDSSTAFSAGFATAGALPTNGSKAPIAGSSVYKNLVPKPAVAPTKGTQWKSGGREIAKPGLHMPGRDSVFTSPVSAAKPSTPVSAPQHNTPKEHPSSTTPPIDIAPSRLKLMRRGPDRKSEFLRALKDEGTGELTTSSSPGTSGEGESSTPEPKAYSEEVCHENGLSYSLSDSDTEHLSSSLEAEHRLLKAMGWQEYPENDDNFLPLTEDELREFQTKTEQLKRNGMQRNGALPRARGVTLHFTPWRSVAEANVEEGSESETSSSSQTSDDDDCIKS; this is encoded by the exons ATGGCGCAGCATGACTTTGTCCCTGCCTGGCTTAACTTCTCCACGCCCCAGCCTGCcaag TCCCCTGCTGCCAACCTCGAGAAACAGGGTGAGCCCCACCTCCACAGAGACAGCAGAACCGCTGTGAGCCGCCGCCGCCACAACTCCTCTGATGGCTTCTTCAACAACGGCTCCCTGCGCGCCCCAGCAG GTGACGGATGGCAGCAGCCCTCCCTGCTTCTGAGGCACGACTCGGTGGACTCTGGGGTGGCCAAAGGAGGGCACGGCGGGCTGGCGGGGGGCTCGTGTTGGAAGGAAACACCCAGCTGGCATGGAGCTTCGCGGGGTGCCCAGGACGGCCACCACCACCAGGGACGCCACCCCAAACGGGTAGGAGGCGACAGGGACAGGCAGGGGGGGCACCGGCAGCGCAATGGCAACTTTCATCCCCGCAAGGGCACCTCGTACCAGGACAAGTTCCCAAACGAGGAACGTAAAGACGGAAAGGACGACAAGCTGAAGTTCGTGGAAGAGGACTTT CCTTCACTCAACCCTGAAACAACTGGAAAGCCTGGGACTCAGATGCGAGCAGTGGCTCCCCATGCTGGAGTGTGGG AAAACCCCCCGAGTGGCAAACAGATGGTGTCCAAAATGCTGGTTATCAAGAAGGTTACCAAGGAGGACTCCAGCACGGCCTTCTCTGCGGGGTTCGCCACCGCTGGCGCCTTGCCCACCAACGGCAGCAAAGCTCCCATCGCAGGCTCCAGTGTCTACAAGAACCTGGTCCCAAAGCCTGCTGTGGCCCCCACCAAA GGCACCCAGTGGAAATCCGGTGGTAGAGAGATCGCTAAGCCTGGTCTTCACATGCCAGGCCGAGACTCAGTCTTCACCAGCCCCGTCTCTGCAGCCAAACCCAGCACCCCAGTCAGTGCACCACAGCACAACACCCCGAAAGAG CACCCTTCCAGCACGACTCCTCCCATAGACATCGCCCCGTCGAGGCTGAAGCTGATGCGCCGCGGTCCGGACCGCAAGAGTGAGTTCCTGCGAGCTCTGAAGGACGAGGGCACCGGAGAGCTGACGACGAGCAGCAGCCCAGGAACATCAGGAGAG GGTGAAAGCAGCACCCCAGAACCCAAAGCGTACAGCGAGGAAGTCTGCCACGAGAACGGTCTGTCCTACTCCCTCAGTGACTCAGACACCGAACACCTGTCCAGCTCCCTGGAGGCAGAGCACAG GTTGCTGAAGGCCATGGGCTGGCAGGAGTACCCAGAAAACGATGACAACTTCCTGCCTCTGACGGAGGACGAGCTGAGAGAGTTCCAGACTAAAACCGAACAG CTGAAGAGGAACGGCATGCAGAGGAATGGGGCTCTCCCGAGGGCGCGGGGTGTGACCCTCCACTTCACCCCCTGGAGGAGTGTGGCGGAGGCGAACGTCGAGGAGGGCTCCGAGTCCGAAACCAGTAGCAGCAGCCAGACCTCTGACGACGACGACTGCATCAAATCCTAA
- the ipp gene encoding actin-binding protein IPP yields MSSTCVSASPCCGGGGGGDAAAAMATQASEQAVLASDRYARLILAQMNKMRLRTDFCDVGLKVGGRVFRVHRLVLAASSPYFSALFSGGMREADKEEVQILGVETEVFEVLLDFIYTGVISVTVENVQELMVAADMLQLNEVVSICGEFLKGHMDPTNCVGIFQFLEQIACMDMLEFTENYIHVHFLEVCVTDEFRGLSKDQMVRLLRSEELRIEDEYQVFTAAMDWVLQDVAKRKKHVVEVLEPVRFPLLSPQRLFKYIEGITDFSLRVALQTLLKEYTEVTKSPKENKMYSQLQPAKMRPRRKARKYLYAIGGYTRLQGGRWSDSRALSCVERFDTFNQYWTTVSSLHQARSGLGVAVLEGMIYVVGGEKDSMIFDCTERYDPVTKQWAAVASLNFPRCGVGVCPCHGALYALGGWIGSEIGKTMERYDPEENKWEVIGSMAVPRYYFGCCELQGFIYVIGGISDEGMELRSAEVYDPISRRWSALPVMVTRRAYVGVACLNNCIYAVGGWNEALGALETVEKYCPEEEKWVEVAPMATARAGVSVSAVNGLLYAVGGRAASRDFSAPVTVDSVEIYDPHLDTWTEVGNMITSRCDGGLAVL; encoded by the exons ATGTCCTCCACCTGTGTGTCAGCATCCCCTTGttgtggtggcggtggtggtggtgatgctgcgGCTGCCATGGCAACCCAGGCGTCCGAGCAGGCTGTGCTGGCCTCAGACCGCTATGCCAGACTCATCTTGGCCCAGATGAACAAGATGCGGCTCCGCACCGACTTCTGTGATGTGGGGCTGAAGGTGGGCGGCCGGGTCTTCAGGGTCCACCGGCTGGTGCTTGCTGCCAGCAGCCCGTACTTCTCCGCTCTGTTCTCCGGGGGGATGAGGGAGGCAGATAAAGAGGAGGTTCAGATCCTTGGAGTGGAAACAGAAGTCTTTGAGGTTCTGCTGGACTTCATATACACAG GCGTGATCAGTGTGACTGTGGAGAACGTCCAGGAGCTGATGGTGGCAGCAGACATGCTGCAGCTGAACGAGGTGGTGTCCATCTGTGGAGAGTTCCTCAAGGGCCACATGGACCCAACCAACTGTGTTGGCATCTTTCAATTCCTGGAGCAGATTGCCTGCATGGATATGCTGGAGTTCACTGAGAACTACATCCATGTTCACTTTCTGGAG gtgtgtgttaccGATGAGTTCAGGGGCCTGTCGAAGGATCAGATGGTGAGGCTGCTAAGAAGCGAAGAGCTGAGAATTGAAGACGAGTACCAGGTATTCACTGCAGCCATGGACTGGGTCCTCCAAGATGtggcaaagaggaaaaaacatgtaGTGGAGGTGCTGGAACCAGTCCGCTTCCCTCTGCTTTCCCCACAGAGACTCTTCAAATACATAGAAG GTATTACAGACTTCAGCCTGCGGGTGGCGCTGCAGACTCTGCTGAAGGAGTACACCGAAGTCACAAAGTCTCCCAAAGAAAATAAGATGTACAGTCAACTACAACCAGCCAAGATGAGACCCAGAAGAAAAGCCAGGAAATACCTTTATGCCATAG GGGGCTACACTCGGCTGCAGGGCGGCCGCTGGAGTGACAGCCGGGCGCTGAGCTGTGTGGAGCGATTCGATACCTTTAACCAGTACTGGACCACCGTGTCGTCCCTGCACCAGGCCCGCAGCGGGTTAGGGGTCGCAGTGTTGGAGGGCATGATCTATGTGGTGGGAG GAGAGAAAGACTCAATGATTTTTGACTGCACCGAGCGATACGACCCAGTGACCAAGCAGTGGGCGGCTGTGGCGTCTCTGAACTTTCCCCGCTGTGGAGTGGGTGTCTGCCCCTGCCACGGAGCTCTGTATGCACTGG GTGGTTGGATCGGCTCTGAGATTGGGAAGACGATGGAACGATACGATCCAGAGGAGAACAAGTGGGAGGTCATCGGCAGCATGGCTGTTCCTCGTTATTACTTTGGCTGCTGTGAGCTACAAG GGTTTATTTACGTGATTGGAGGAATCAGTGATGAAGGAATGGAGCTGCGCTCAGCCGAGGTGTATGACCCAATCTCCCGCCGTTGGAGTGCCCTGCCCGTCATGGTCACGCGGCGAGCCTATGTGGGCGTCGCCTGCCTCAATAACTGCATCTACGCGGTGGGCGGCTGGAACGAGGCACTAGGCGCACTAGAGACAGTGGAGAAATACTGTCCGGAAGAG GAGAAATGGGTTGAGGTGGCCCCAATGGCGACAGCTCGTGCCGGTGTCTCTGTATCTGCAGTTAACGGGCTGCTGTACGCCGTCGGGGGCAGGGCCGCCAGCAGAGACTTCTCTGCCCCGGTGACGGTGGACTCTGTGGAAATCTATGACCCCCACCTGGATACCTGGACTGAAGTCGGCAACATGATCACCAGCCGCTGTGATGGTGGGCTGGCCGTGCTCTGA
- the LOC139214712 gene encoding transmembrane protein 69-like, protein MPSRLSSTHRLLSIKPVSWPASRLCHTGTSERGDAEQGFSLRALAQAPKPALYLGVSGLIPFLSAPLLMAATQSFYPELAYAQMVYGASIVSFLGGARWGFAIPAGSPAQPDWMNLGNSVVPSLLAWLALLCRDNIAEGALVVIMGLGLSLHYDLTLLPGYPSWFKAMRTVLTLVATFSLVATLTLKKFYPEKKIKEI, encoded by the coding sequence ATGCCATCCAGACTATCCTCCACCCACAGGTTGTTGAGCATCAAACCTGTGAGCTGGCCCGCCTCACGGCTCTGCCACACAGGCACCTCAGAGAGGGGCGACGCTGAGCAGGGTTTCAGTTTGAGGGCCCTCGCTCAGGCTCCCAAACCGGCTCTGTACCTCGGTGTCTCTGGGCTCATCCCTTTCCTGTCTGCCCCTCTTCTGATGGCTGCCACACAGAGCTTCTACCCTGAACTGGCATACGCTCAAATGGTCTACGGAGCCTCTATAGTCTCCTTCCTCGGAGGTGCACGCTGGGGGTTTGCCATCCCTGCTGGTAGTCCTGCTCAGCCTGACTGGATGAACTTGGGCAACAGTGTGGTGCCTTCACTTCTGGCCTGGCTGGCTCTACTCTGCAGAGACAATATTGCAGAGGGAGCCCTTGTAGTTATTATGGGACTGGGTCTCTCTCTGCACTATGACCTGACCCTGCTGCCGGGCTACCCCTCCTGGTTCAAAGCAATGCGAACTGTCCTCACGCTGGTCGCCACCTTCTCACTGGTAGCAACCCTGACACTTAAAAAATTCTACCCCGAGAAGAAGATCAAAGAGATTTAG
- the LOC139214463 gene encoding histone-binding protein N1/N2-like isoform X2, whose translation MEEANKLIGAGKKHLVLGKVVEAVSALQEACGMLAKKYGDTADECGEAFFWCGKALLDLARMENSVLGNALEGVPEEEEEEEKDEEKPKDSSVDGTENIDEKTRDELRAQVYDAMAEKNEDVEKKSGDSEKVEGKQSEDKGKNGDVEKAEAGDKEEKDEEKKSEVDGSKSERAETTENDKEPEKESEDEEEEAEEEEEEDGDVEMEGGTEEQGEEDGAAEKDSEDEEVGNLQLAWEMLEVAKVIYKRKETKDDQLMAAQTHLKLGEVSAESGNYTQALDDFQECLRLQVKHLDPDSRLLAETHYQLGLTYSLNLQYSRAIEELNSSISAIKSRLDKLQQLLDKAEGPEALPDERKEMEELKALLPEIQEKVEDATEGLKTASTAAEAANGVLDGGSTSSALAGSSSQKGGDSSGSKTNSTSTDGVSSTNGHASTAPVSDISHLVRKKRKPEESPVKEGAVKKVKQDAGQTNGVQEPHTNGAHEANGGTNGHS comes from the exons ATGGAGGAGGCCAACAAGCTAATCGGCGCCGGCAAGAAGCACCTGGTGCTGGGGAAGGTGGTGGAGGCGGTGAGCGCCCTGCAGGAGGCCTGCGGCATGCT AGCTAAAAAGTACGGAGACACAGCAGACGAGTGTGGAGAGGCTTTCTTCTGGTGTGGTAAAGCTTTGCTGGATTTGGCACG GATGGAGAACTCGGTCCTGGGTAATGCTCTGGAAGGAGTgccagaagaggaggaggaggaagagaaggatgAAGAAAAACCCAAGGACTCGAGCGTAGACGGCACAGAAAACATTGACG AGAAGACCAGAGACGAGCTCAGGGCTCAGGTGTATGACGCCATGGCGGAGAAAAACGAGGACGTGGAGAAGAAAAGCGGCGACTCGGAGAAGGTCGAAGGAAAGCAGAGCGAAGATAAAGGGAAGAACGGTGACGTAGAAAAGGCCGAGGCTGGTGACAAGGAAGAGAAAGACGAGGAAAAGAAGAGCGAGGTCGATGGAAGCAAATCTGAAAGAGCAGAGACGACAGAAAACGACAAGGAGCCCGAGAAGGAATctgaggacgaggaagaggaagcagaag aggaggaggaggaagacggcGATGTCGAAATGGAGGGCGGCACAGAAGAGCAAGGCGAAGAAGATGGCGCTGCTGAGAAG gacagcgaggatgaggaggtgggGAACCTGCAGCTGGCCTGGGAGATGTTGGAAGTGGCTAAAGTCATTTACAAAAG gAAAGAGACCAAAGACGATCAGCTCATGGCCGCCCAGACACACCTGAAGCTCGGTGAAGTTTCCGCTGAATCTG GAAATTACACGCAAGCGTTGGACGACTTCCAGGAGTGTCTGAGGCTGCAGGTGAAGCACTTGGACCCGGACAGCCGCCTGCTCGCAGAGACTCACTACCAGCTCGGTCTGACCTACAGCCTGAATCTCCAGTACAGCCGGGCCATCGAGGAGCTCAACAGCTCCATCTCCGCCATCAAGAGCAGGCTGG acaaactgcagcagctgctggacaAGGCCGAGGGCCCGGAGGCTCTGCCGGACGAGaggaaggagatggaggagctgaaggctCTGCTGCCGGAGATccaggagaaggtggaggacGCCACGGAGGGCCTGAAGACGGCGAGCACTGCTGCTGAGGCTGCGAACGGCGTGCTG gaTGGAGGCTCCACTTCCTCTGCACTCGCCGGCTCCTCGTCACAGAAGGGCGGCGACTCGTCCGGTTCAAAG ACTAACAGCACATCGACTGACGGGGTCAGCTCCACCAACGGACACGCCTCCACAGCGCCGGTCTCCGACATCTCCCACCTGGTCAGGAAGAAG AGGAAGCCAGAGGAGAGTCCGGTGAAGGAGGGCGCCGTGAAGAAGGTGAAGCAGGACGCTGGTCAGACTAATGGAGTGCAGGAGCCTCATACAAACGGTGCTCACGAAGCCAACGGAGGCACTAACGGACACTCGTAA
- the zte38 gene encoding zebrafish testis-expressed 38: MAAGKMCIRRSKEETSEWTGLFLNDLKTKQESLVFVKRMMAVAVSSITYLRGIFPEDAYRSRYLEDLCIKVLREDCNTPGASKIVKWMMGCFDALEKQYLQIVFIGVYTNPDEPNCIIESYQFKFKYTEKGPEMDILRNNDVEMQVTLEDTKRASVLLIRKLFLLLQNLNTLPNNVYLTMKLYYYDDVTPADYQPPGFKEGQCDSLWFEGMAVHFKVGEVQTAFHTLRVRVSAEQGRLEKLQEGNHLRESKQDSQRNPPERKTAKGPCTKIYDEDDLPSEDESAQFKKPTKPLAKRKAAAKNLAKKKRRI; encoded by the exons atggCGGCGGGGAAGATGTGCATCAGGAGGAGCAAGGAGGAAACGTCTGAG TGGACAGGATTGTTCCTAAATGACTTGAAAACCAAGCAGGAGTCCCTCGTCTTCGTCAAGAGGATGATGGCCGTGGCAGTGTCCTCCATCACCTACCTCAGAGGGATTTTTCCAGAGGATGCCTACAGATCCAGATATCTGGAAG ATTTGTGCATCAAAGTTCTGCGCGAAGACTGCAACACCCCTGGTGCCAGCAAAATTGTGAAATG GATGATGGGCTGCTTCGATGCATTAGAGAAACAGTAT CTCCAGATTGTATTCATTGGG GTTTACACCAATCCAGATGAACCTAAT TGCATTATTGAGTCATACCAGTTTAAATTCAAGTACACTGAAAAGGGGCCAGAGATGGACATTCTCAG GAACAACGATGTGGAGATGCAGGTGACACTGGAGGACACCAAGAGAGCCTCGGTGCTGCTCATCAGGAagctcttcctgctgctgcagaaccTCAACACCCTCCCCAACAACGTGTACCTCACCATGAAGCTCTACTATTACGATGATG TCACCCCTGCTGACTACCAGCCTCCGGGCTTCAAGGAGGGTCAATGTGACAGCCTTTGGTTCGAAGGCATGGCCGTGCACTTCAAGGTGGGCGAGGTGCAGACGGCCTTTCACACCTTGAGAGTGCGTGTGTCTGCGGAACAAGGCCGGCTGGAGAAGCTTCAGGAAGGGAACCACCTGAGGGAAAGCAAGCAGGACTCTCAGAGAAATCCtccagagaggaaaacagcCAAG GGTCCTTGTACGAAAATATATGACGAAGATGATCTACCATCTGAGGATG AGTCTGCACAGTTCAAGAAACCCACAAAACCTTTGGCAAAG aGAAAGGCAGCCGCCAAAAATCTGgcgaagaagaaaagaagaatttaG
- the LOC139214463 gene encoding histone-binding protein N1/N2-like isoform X1 — MEEANKLIGAGKKHLVLGKVVEAVSALQEACGMLAKKYGDTADECGEAFFWCGKALLDLARMENSVLGNALEGVPEEEEEEEKDEEKPKDSSVDGTENIDEKTRDELRAQVYDAMAEKNEDVEKKSGDSEKVEGKQSEDKGKNGDVEKAEAGDKEEKDEEKKSEVDGSKSERAETTENDKEPEKESEDEEEEAEDEEEEEEEDGDVEMEGGTEEQGEEDGAAEKDSEDEEVGNLQLAWEMLEVAKVIYKRKETKDDQLMAAQTHLKLGEVSAESGNYTQALDDFQECLRLQVKHLDPDSRLLAETHYQLGLTYSLNLQYSRAIEELNSSISAIKSRLDKLQQLLDKAEGPEALPDERKEMEELKALLPEIQEKVEDATEGLKTASTAAEAANGVLDGGSTSSALAGSSSQKGGDSSGSKTNSTSTDGVSSTNGHASTAPVSDISHLVRKKRKPEESPVKEGAVKKVKQDAGQTNGVQEPHTNGAHEANGGTNGHS; from the exons ATGGAGGAGGCCAACAAGCTAATCGGCGCCGGCAAGAAGCACCTGGTGCTGGGGAAGGTGGTGGAGGCGGTGAGCGCCCTGCAGGAGGCCTGCGGCATGCT AGCTAAAAAGTACGGAGACACAGCAGACGAGTGTGGAGAGGCTTTCTTCTGGTGTGGTAAAGCTTTGCTGGATTTGGCACG GATGGAGAACTCGGTCCTGGGTAATGCTCTGGAAGGAGTgccagaagaggaggaggaggaagagaaggatgAAGAAAAACCCAAGGACTCGAGCGTAGACGGCACAGAAAACATTGACG AGAAGACCAGAGACGAGCTCAGGGCTCAGGTGTATGACGCCATGGCGGAGAAAAACGAGGACGTGGAGAAGAAAAGCGGCGACTCGGAGAAGGTCGAAGGAAAGCAGAGCGAAGATAAAGGGAAGAACGGTGACGTAGAAAAGGCCGAGGCTGGTGACAAGGAAGAGAAAGACGAGGAAAAGAAGAGCGAGGTCGATGGAAGCAAATCTGAAAGAGCAGAGACGACAGAAAACGACAAGGAGCCCGAGAAGGAATctgaggacgaggaagaggaagcagaag atgaggaagaggaggaggaggaagacggcGATGTCGAAATGGAGGGCGGCACAGAAGAGCAAGGCGAAGAAGATGGCGCTGCTGAGAAG gacagcgaggatgaggaggtgggGAACCTGCAGCTGGCCTGGGAGATGTTGGAAGTGGCTAAAGTCATTTACAAAAG gAAAGAGACCAAAGACGATCAGCTCATGGCCGCCCAGACACACCTGAAGCTCGGTGAAGTTTCCGCTGAATCTG GAAATTACACGCAAGCGTTGGACGACTTCCAGGAGTGTCTGAGGCTGCAGGTGAAGCACTTGGACCCGGACAGCCGCCTGCTCGCAGAGACTCACTACCAGCTCGGTCTGACCTACAGCCTGAATCTCCAGTACAGCCGGGCCATCGAGGAGCTCAACAGCTCCATCTCCGCCATCAAGAGCAGGCTGG acaaactgcagcagctgctggacaAGGCCGAGGGCCCGGAGGCTCTGCCGGACGAGaggaaggagatggaggagctgaaggctCTGCTGCCGGAGATccaggagaaggtggaggacGCCACGGAGGGCCTGAAGACGGCGAGCACTGCTGCTGAGGCTGCGAACGGCGTGCTG gaTGGAGGCTCCACTTCCTCTGCACTCGCCGGCTCCTCGTCACAGAAGGGCGGCGACTCGTCCGGTTCAAAG ACTAACAGCACATCGACTGACGGGGTCAGCTCCACCAACGGACACGCCTCCACAGCGCCGGTCTCCGACATCTCCCACCTGGTCAGGAAGAAG AGGAAGCCAGAGGAGAGTCCGGTGAAGGAGGGCGCCGTGAAGAAGGTGAAGCAGGACGCTGGTCAGACTAATGGAGTGCAGGAGCCTCATACAAACGGTGCTCACGAAGCCAACGGAGGCACTAACGGACACTCGTAA
- the prdx1 gene encoding peroxiredoxin-1 translates to MAAGKAQIGKLAPDFTAKAVMPDGQFKDLKLSDYRGKYVVFFFYPLDFTFVCPTEIIAYSDAAEDFRKIGCEVIAASVDSHFSHFAWTNTPRKQGGLGAMKIPLVSDTRRTISTDYGVLKEDEGIAYRGLFIIDDKGILRQITINDLPVGRCVEETMRLVQAFQFTDKHGEVCPAGWKPGSDTIKPDVQKSKDYFSKQ, encoded by the exons ATGGCTGCAGGTAAAGCACAAATTGGAAAGCTGGCCCCAGACTTCACAGCCAAAGCGGTGATGCCGGATGGACAGTTCAAGGACCTGAAGCTGTCAGACTACAGAG GGAAATatgttgtcttcttcttctatcCACTGGACTTCACCTTTGTGTGTCCAACGGAGATCATCGCTTACAGTGATGCCGCCGAAGACTTCAGGAAGATCGGCTGTGAGGTCATCGCCGCCTCTGTTGACTCGCACTTCTCCCATTTCGCATG GACCAACACGCCACGTAAGCAGGGCGGTCTGGGTGCCATGAAGATTCCCCTGGTGTCTGACACCCGGCGCACCATCTCCACAGATTACGGTGTGCTAAAGGAGGATGAGGGCATCGCCTACAG GGGTCTGTTCATCATTGACGACAAGGGCATCCTGAGACAGATCACCATCAACGACCTCCCAGTTGGGCGCTGTGTTGAGGAGACCATGCGTTTGGTCCAAGCCTTTCAGTTCACTGACAAGCACGGAGAAG TCTGCCCAGCCGGCTGGAAACCAGGAAGCGACACCATCAAACCCGACGTCCAGAAAAGCAAAGACTACTTCTCCAAGCAGTAA